One Aegilops tauschii subsp. strangulata cultivar AL8/78 chromosome 7, Aet v6.0, whole genome shotgun sequence genomic window carries:
- the LOC109755994 gene encoding uncharacterized protein → MAYIKHGAYHFKMDEYPPDESVTHPRKFQYYWFKSFPWLEYSPDKDAVYCFPCFLFCKKPLGKKGSDVFTVKGFKKWKRVNDGERCAFLTHMGKDSKSAHNYAAKCYDNLKNKPCHMEPLVVKQTDGDIRRNRLRLRVTFDSLRWLAFQACPFRGHDESLDSKNQGNFLEMVKLIASYDEEIGAVVLGNAPGNAKYTSPTIQKELLGIIASKVQSEIRKEIGDAKLCLLVDESRDESKREQMAVVIRFVDKPGFTRERFLDIVHVADTSSATLKEEISSVLVQHQLDVNNIRGQGYDGASNMRGEWNGLQAKFMEECPYAYYIHCFAHQLQLALVAASKEVADVHNFFDHLALVINTVVSSSKRHDELQANQVAEMEHLIELGELETESGANQVGTLQRPCDTRWSSHYASVCSLVKLYKPTFLVHKSIATAKGSGTSPSARAKASGAVNLMMSFDFIFILHVIKNLWESRTCYAKSCNKSLKIL, encoded by the coding sequence ATGGCATATATAAAGCATGGGGCATATCATTTTAAAATGGATGAGTATCCTCCCGATGAGTCGGTGACCCATCCACGCAAGTTTCAGTATTATTGGTTTAAGAGCTTCCCTTGGTTAGAATATTCACCGGATAAAGATGCAGTCTACTGTTTTCCATGCTTTTTATTTTGTAAGAAGCCACTTGGAAAGAAAGGATCTGATGTGTTTACAGTGAAAGGATTCAAAAAATGGAAGAGAGTTAATGACGGAGAGAGATGTGCATTCTTAACTCACATGGGAAAGGACAGTAAATCTGCTCATAATTATGCTGCAAAATGTTATGATAATCTGAAGAATAAGCCATGTCATATGGAACCATTAGTGGTGAAGCAAACAGATGGGGATATCAGAAGGAATAGGCTGCGGCTTAGAGTAACCTTTGATTCACTACGGTGGTTAGCATTCCAAGCTTGCCCCTTCCGAGGACATGATGAAAGTCTTGATTCGAAGAACCAAGGTAATTTCCTTGAAATGGTGAAACTGATAGCTTCTTATGATGAGGAAATTGGTGCTGTAGTGTTGGGTAATGCTCCAGGCAATGCTAAGTACACATCGCCTACAATTCAAAAAGAACTTCTAGGTATCATTGCTTCTAAGGTGCAAAGTGAAATCCGTAAAGAAATAGGAGATGCTAAGTTATGCTTGCTTGTTGACGAGTCAAGAGATGAATCCAAAAGAGAGCAAATGGCAGTAGTTATTCGTTTTGTTGATAAACCTGGTTTCACTCGTGAGCGTTTTCTTGATATTGTTCATGTTGCTGATACATCTTCGGCTACACTAAAAGAAGAGATATCTTCTGTTTTGGTTCAACATCAGTTAGATGTGAACAATATTCGCGGCCAAGGATACGATGGTGCTAGTAACATGCGTGGAGAGTGGAATGGACTACAAGCAAAGTTCATGGAGGAGTGTCCTTATGCATATTATATCCACTGTTTTGCTCATCAGTTGCAGCTAGCTCTTGTTGCTGCATCAAAAGAAGTAGCCGATGTTCACAACTTTTTTGATCATCTTGCTCTTGTTATCAATACGGTTGTGTCTTCTAGTAAGAGACATGATGAGTTGCAAGCAAATCAAGTTGCGGAAATGGAGCATTTgattgagctcggtgagcttgaaactgaaagtGGGGCTAATCAAGTCGGAACTTTACAACGGCCTTGTGATACTAGGTGGAGTTCACACTATGCTTCTGTTTGCAGCCTTGTGAAATTGTACAAACCAACATTTTTGGTACATAAAAGCATTGCAACTGCTAAAGGATCTGGTACTTCACCTTCCGCACGAGCAAAGGCTTCTGGTGCTGTTAATTTGATGATGTCTTTTGACTTCATATTTATTCTGCATGTCATAAAGAACTTATGGGAATCACGGACATGCTATGCAAAAAGTTGCAACAAAAGTCTCAAGATATTGTGA